Proteins encoded within one genomic window of Glycine soja cultivar W05 chromosome 1, ASM419377v2, whole genome shotgun sequence:
- the LOC114367186 gene encoding uncharacterized protein LOC114367186 produces the protein MMNQFCQQLDSSVIYPIHTRFISPPATFPISTTICHCQDVGEGKVKIRLYEGRVSRGPLRATCLIWWLAFRDDGKYSAADYAKIASETVSRDREGSSWNPFEQGLTTKRRRNFIIKMLQGVVKGLAYLHDHNRLHQSLGPFSVILITISEREGSYLIPRLRDLAFSVNVRYTELDDSGQFTEGLWRRASGAGAFTQMEKRAFGIADDIYEAGLLFAYMAFVLFCEAGVMDSLSLQRLLENIFQLDLEATREYCLADDRLVNAVEFLDLGAGAGAELLQAMLNADFRKRPTAEAVLNHRFMTGAVL, from the exons ATGATGAACCAATTTTGTCAACAGTTGGATTCATCTGTAATCTATCCAATCCACACTAGATTTATTTCTCCTCCGGCAACCTTTCCAATTTCGACCACCATCTGTCACTGTCAAGATGTTGGAGAAGGCAAGGTCAAAATCAG GCTTTACGAAGGGAGAGTTTCTCGGGGTCCACTTAGAGCAACGTGTTTGATCTGGTGGCTTGCATTTCGTGATGATGGAAAATATAGCGCCGCAGACTATGCAAAAATTGCAAGTGAAACGGTATCGAGAGATCGAGAAGGGTCATCCTGGAATCCCTTTGAACAAGGACTAACAACTAAAAGGAGACgaaattttatcataaagatGCTCCAAGGTGTCGTGAAGGGTCTAGCTTACTTGCATGACCATAATAGATTGCACCAGAGTCTAGGACCATTTTCTGTGATTCTCAT CACAATTTCAGAAAGAGAAGGTTCTTATTTGATTCCAAGACTCCGAGATCTAGCCTTTTCTGTTAATGTCAG GTACACAGAACTAGATGATTCAGGACAATTTACAGAGGGGCTTTGGAGAAGAGCATCAGGTGCTGGTGCATTCACACAAATGGAGAAAAGAGCTTTTGGAATAGCTGATGACAT ATATGAAGCAGGTCTTCTTTTTGCATACATGGCTTTTGTTCTATTTTGTGAGGCTGGTGTAATGGATAGCCTTTCCTTGCAA AGGCTTTTGGAGAACATTTTCCAACTTGATCTTGAAGCAACACGAGA GTATTGTCTGGCAGATGACAGATTAGTAAATGCTGTCGAGTTCCTGGATCTAGGTGCTGGTGCTGGTGCTGAGTTACTTCAG GCAATGCTTAATGCTGACTTTCGAAAAAGACCAACTGCCGAGGCTGTCCTCAATCATCGGTTTATGACTGGGGCAGTCCTTTGA